Proteins found in one Desulforegula conservatrix Mb1Pa genomic segment:
- a CDS encoding DUF4388 domain-containing protein, whose protein sequence is MTLKGSISTISLSGIMQLLSSEKKTGIMKAKQNSREFQIFFLEGAIVYAIESLKESRLGSLLNKDGYITEKQINDCLRIAKEKKQYIGKTFVEQGYITTTILEKYIYRQVEEIITGILLWEEGEFEYIDSRFSLKWLEVVKLNPLQLMMDSVKYIDEMATSKKGPAVYVVVKNHDAENSSENGGAEKKEKIGNNNNQSEADSPLSPLVKMKLYKTLVTLKDQQNLSFGDIADRFDSCGIPAPEGMTWCEDTVCSLYRHIKGLS, encoded by the coding sequence ATGACACTGAAAGGCAGCATATCGACCATATCTCTTTCTGGCATTATGCAGCTGTTGAGTTCCGAGAAAAAAACCGGAATCATGAAAGCAAAGCAAAACAGCAGGGAATTCCAGATTTTTTTTCTCGAAGGGGCCATAGTCTATGCCATTGAGTCGCTCAAGGAATCCAGGCTTGGGAGCCTTCTCAACAAGGACGGATATATAACGGAAAAACAGATAAACGATTGTCTGCGCATTGCCAAGGAAAAGAAGCAGTACATCGGTAAGACCTTTGTTGAGCAAGGGTATATTACGACAACCATACTTGAGAAATATATTTACAGGCAGGTTGAGGAAATAATTACCGGGATTCTGCTATGGGAGGAAGGAGAGTTTGAGTATATAGATTCTAGGTTCAGCCTTAAATGGCTGGAGGTTGTTAAGCTGAATCCTCTTCAACTCATGATGGACAGCGTGAAATATATTGATGAAATGGCAACCAGCAAGAAGGGGCCGGCTGTTTATGTGGTTGTCAAAAATCATGACGCGGAAAACAGCAGCGAGAATGGCGGAGCTGAAAAAAAAGAGAAAATTGGGAATAACAATAATCAGTCAGAGGCAGATTCCCCTCTTTCACCATTGGTCAAGATGAAGCTTTACAAGACCCTCGTCACTTTGAAAGATCAGCAGAATCTTTCCTTTGGCGACATCGCCGACAGGTTTGACAGTTGCGGAATCCCCGCGCCGGAAGGCATGACATGGTGCGAAGATACGGTGTGTTCGCTTTACAGGCATATTAAGGGGCTGAGCTGA
- the dnaK gene encoding molecular chaperone DnaK produces the protein MGKVIGIDLGTTNSCVAVMEGGEPKVITNAEGGRTTPSIVAITEGGERLVGQIAKRQAITNPENTVFGVKRLIGRKFKSAPVQNDTKILPYKIEESENGDVKVNLRDKGYSPAEISSFVLSNIKKTAEDYLGETVTDAVITVPAYFDDSQRQATKDAGKIAGLNVLRIINEPTAAALAYGLDRKKEEKIAVFDLGGGTFDISILEIGEGVFEVKSTNGDTHLGGDDFDLRIMNFIADEFRKESGIDLRGDKMALQRLKEAGEKAKMELSGSMETDINLPFITADASGPKHLNMKITRAKLEILVADLLDKIEGPCRTAMKDAGLSASDIHEVVLVGGMTRMPAVQERVKKLFGKEPHRGVNPDEVVAIGAAIQAGVLKGEVKDVLLLDVTPLSLGIETLGGVLTRLIEKNTTIPTRKSQVFSTAQDSQTAVTIHVLQGEREMAQDNKTLGMFELKDIPAAPRGVPQIEVTFDIDANGIVHVAAKDKATGKEQSIKITASSGLSEAEIQQAIRDAELHAEEDKKKRALIEAKNNGDNLIYQTEKSLTEFGEKVDGATRGNIEAAINDLKEALKGDDTDRIVNLTNTLTQASHKLAEAMYQKAAAEGQQPGGEAGVQGGAKPDDDVVDADFEEVKDK, from the coding sequence ATGGGTAAGGTAATTGGAATAGATTTGGGAACCACCAACTCGTGCGTGGCGGTCATGGAAGGGGGAGAGCCCAAGGTTATCACAAACGCCGAAGGTGGCAGAACCACTCCTTCCATCGTAGCTATCACCGAAGGCGGTGAAAGACTTGTTGGACAGATTGCGAAGCGTCAGGCAATCACAAACCCTGAAAATACAGTATTTGGCGTAAAGCGTCTCATCGGAAGAAAGTTCAAGTCAGCTCCGGTACAGAATGACACCAAAATTCTGCCATACAAGATCGAAGAATCTGAAAATGGAGACGTAAAGGTCAATCTTCGCGATAAAGGCTACAGCCCGGCGGAAATTTCTTCGTTTGTACTCTCTAACATCAAAAAAACAGCTGAGGATTACCTTGGCGAGACAGTTACTGATGCTGTAATTACAGTTCCTGCTTATTTTGATGACAGTCAGCGCCAGGCAACCAAAGATGCTGGTAAAATTGCGGGTCTCAATGTTCTCAGAATCATCAATGAGCCAACAGCAGCAGCTCTTGCCTATGGTCTTGACAGAAAAAAAGAAGAAAAAATTGCTGTTTTCGACCTTGGCGGCGGTACATTCGATATTTCAATTCTTGAAATCGGTGAAGGTGTATTTGAAGTTAAGTCCACCAATGGCGACACCCATCTTGGCGGCGATGACTTTGACCTTAGAATAATGAATTTCATTGCTGATGAATTCAGGAAAGAATCAGGGATTGACCTCAGGGGCGACAAGATGGCCCTCCAGCGCCTTAAGGAAGCTGGAGAGAAGGCAAAGATGGAGCTTTCCGGTTCAATGGAAACAGACATAAATCTGCCGTTCATAACAGCAGACGCCTCAGGCCCAAAACATCTCAATATGAAGATTACACGGGCAAAGCTTGAGATTCTTGTTGCAGATCTTCTTGACAAGATTGAAGGTCCTTGCAGAACAGCAATGAAGGACGCAGGTCTTTCTGCGAGTGATATCCATGAGGTTGTTCTTGTTGGTGGTATGACACGTATGCCAGCAGTTCAGGAAAGGGTTAAGAAGCTTTTCGGAAAAGAACCGCATAGAGGCGTTAACCCTGACGAAGTTGTCGCAATTGGAGCAGCCATCCAGGCTGGTGTTCTTAAGGGTGAGGTAAAGGATGTTCTTCTTCTTGACGTAACTCCGCTTTCACTTGGTATCGAAACACTGGGCGGCGTTCTTACAAGGCTTATTGAAAAAAACACAACCATTCCGACACGAAAGAGCCAGGTTTTTTCCACAGCCCAGGACAGCCAGACTGCTGTTACAATTCATGTTCTCCAGGGCGAGCGTGAAATGGCCCAGGACAACAAGACCCTCGGAATGTTTGAATTAAAAGACATTCCTGCCGCACCAAGGGGCGTTCCCCAGATTGAGGTTACTTTTGATATTGATGCCAACGGCATTGTTCATGTTGCGGCAAAGGATAAGGCTACAGGCAAGGAACAGTCCATCAAGATTACAGCATCAAGCGGTCTTTCCGAGGCTGAAATCCAGCAGGCCATAAGAGATGCCGAGCTTCACGCGGAAGAAGACAAAAAGAAGAGAGCTCTTATTGAAGCCAAGAACAACGGAGACAATCTCATCTATCAGACTGAAAAATCCCTCACAGAATTCGGCGAGAAGGTGGACGGAGCAACACGCGGTAATATCGAAGCAGCGATAAATGATCTTAAGGAAGCTCTTAAAGGGGATGACACTGACAGAATCGTCAATCTCACAAATACCCTTACCCAGGCTTCACACAAGCTTGCGGAAGCCATGTACCAGAAGGCCGCGGCCGAAGGCCAGCAGCCTGGCGGCGAAGCAGGAGTCCAGGGCGGTGCCAAGCCTGATGATGATGTTGTTGACGCTGATTTTGAAGAAGTAAAAGATAAATAA
- the dusB gene encoding tRNA dihydrouridine synthase DusB, whose product MTGIGLFATLSKIEAKIMFYIGNVLIPEKTVLAPLAGITSLPMRLMAREEGCGLVCTEMISSNGLFYDSARTWEMLESSPAEKPVSVQIFGSIPDVMAKAAAMVEDKGADIIDINFGCSVKKVLKTGSGSELMRDPKKSEAIIKAVRKAIKIPLTIKIRTGWDNSGDQAEILAKIAEDSGVDAITVHPRTAVQAFGGTADWSVIARIKKLVSIPVIGNGDVTSPQKAVDMMKTTGCDAVMIGRAAMAGPQIFSQINAALDGKPVPEFDVARHFASMKHFLDASIQYSGESIGCRLLRSRLAWLVKGLPSSTSFRIAVKKIESRNEALSLIEDYEARVMKEIEEKGPKAIFRDEIAMVDDIC is encoded by the coding sequence ATGACGGGAATCGGACTTTTTGCGACTTTGTCAAAGATTGAAGCTAAAATAATGTTTTATATTGGAAATGTTTTAATACCTGAAAAAACCGTGCTTGCGCCGCTTGCCGGAATCACAAGCCTTCCGATGAGGCTGATGGCAAGAGAAGAAGGCTGCGGCCTCGTATGCACAGAAATGATAAGCTCCAACGGTCTTTTTTATGATTCTGCAAGAACCTGGGAAATGCTTGAAAGCTCTCCGGCTGAAAAACCTGTTTCAGTCCAGATTTTCGGATCAATACCGGATGTCATGGCAAAGGCTGCGGCAATGGTGGAAGACAAGGGCGCGGATATAATCGACATCAATTTCGGGTGCTCTGTCAAAAAAGTTCTTAAAACAGGCTCAGGTTCAGAGCTGATGCGCGATCCTAAAAAATCAGAGGCGATCATAAAGGCTGTCAGAAAGGCCATAAAAATCCCCCTTACAATAAAAATCCGCACAGGATGGGACAACTCAGGTGACCAGGCCGAAATCCTTGCAAAAATTGCGGAAGATTCGGGAGTCGACGCGATTACGGTTCATCCGAGAACAGCTGTCCAGGCTTTCGGCGGAACAGCAGACTGGAGTGTAATCGCAAGGATAAAGAAACTTGTCTCCATTCCAGTTATTGGCAACGGAGATGTCACGTCACCTCAAAAAGCTGTGGATATGATGAAAACCACAGGTTGTGATGCCGTAATGATTGGCCGTGCTGCCATGGCTGGCCCCCAGATTTTTTCCCAGATAAATGCCGCTCTTGACGGAAAACCTGTACCTGAATTTGATGTAGCCAGACATTTTGCTTCAATGAAACATTTTCTCGACGCAAGCATTCAATATTCAGGAGAATCCATAGGATGCAGATTGCTGAGAAGCAGGCTTGCATGGCTCGTGAAAGGTTTGCCCAGCAGCACTTCGTTCAGGATAGCAGTTAAAAAAATTGAAAGCAGGAACGAGGCTCTTTCTCTGATTGAAGATTACGAAGCCCGCGTTATGAAGGAAATAGAAGAAAAAGGGCCAAAGGCAATATTCAGGGATGAAATAGCCATGGTTGATGACATCTGTTGA
- a CDS encoding aminotransferase-like domain-containing protein translates to MTIYIPEIEKTDEPLYKRLTNAIERDVKSGLLHPGTRLPTHREMADNIGMNVSTVTRAYREAEKLGLVAGTVGRGTFVASDASTVSSMRSTGPYQSEIIELGIVGPLTDFDPDLSEYLALFSRQKNLAAYMNYGDPGGMESHRTTGAEWMNRFGMATSPDNVLISAGGQHALTCSFAGIFKPGQRIAAESLTYPGIKSLAGLLGLRLVPIAMDDEGMIPESLEIACRRDDISGVYLMPGVQNPTLACMSPKRREAVAEVIARHGLTLIEDDAYSPYRENQPPPVSSLIPDNGVLIASVSKIFWAGMRVAFVAASKDKRNRIVGAVHNTMWMTPTLNAAFVASVIENGAADRVLAAKKAELARRLEYALKIFNGVSIRTIPYGSYIWVSLPESWNGLALESIAREHKVNVFSAEKFSVGNSQPPKAVRLSLTGENDFSRLARGLEIVSGIISSPEPVMRPVM, encoded by the coding sequence ATGACAATATATATTCCTGAAATAGAAAAAACAGACGAGCCTCTTTACAAAAGGCTGACCAATGCCATTGAAAGAGATGTGAAATCAGGCCTCCTTCACCCTGGAACAAGATTGCCGACCCACAGGGAAATGGCTGACAATATCGGTATGAATGTCAGCACCGTGACAAGGGCATACAGGGAGGCTGAGAAGCTTGGGCTTGTGGCCGGAACAGTGGGAAGGGGCACTTTTGTGGCCTCAGATGCCAGTACAGTCTCAAGCATGAGATCAACCGGGCCTTATCAGTCAGAAATAATTGAATTGGGGATTGTTGGACCTTTGACTGATTTTGACCCTGACCTTTCCGAGTATCTTGCGCTGTTTTCCAGACAAAAAAATCTGGCCGCCTATATGAATTATGGAGACCCTGGCGGCATGGAAAGCCACAGAACAACAGGCGCAGAATGGATGAACAGGTTCGGCATGGCAACATCTCCTGATAACGTATTGATAAGCGCGGGCGGTCAGCATGCACTTACCTGTTCTTTTGCAGGAATTTTTAAGCCTGGGCAAAGGATTGCGGCCGAAAGCCTCACATATCCGGGAATAAAATCACTTGCAGGCCTTCTTGGCTTGAGGCTCGTTCCAATAGCGATGGATGATGAGGGCATGATACCAGAGAGTCTTGAAATTGCTTGCAGAAGGGACGACATATCAGGTGTGTATCTGATGCCTGGAGTCCAGAACCCAACACTTGCGTGCATGTCTCCCAAAAGGCGCGAAGCTGTTGCCGAAGTCATAGCAAGGCATGGGCTGACTCTCATAGAAGACGACGCCTACAGCCCATACAGGGAAAATCAACCGCCTCCGGTTTCATCACTTATTCCTGATAACGGAGTGCTCATTGCAAGCGTATCCAAGATTTTCTGGGCCGGAATGCGCGTGGCTTTTGTAGCTGCCTCCAAAGACAAGAGAAACAGAATTGTCGGAGCTGTCCATAATACAATGTGGATGACACCAACCCTGAACGCCGCATTCGTTGCTTCTGTCATTGAAAATGGCGCAGCGGACAGGGTGCTGGCCGCAAAAAAGGCCGAACTCGCAAGAAGACTTGAATATGCGCTTAAAATTTTCAACGGTGTGTCCATCAGGACAATACCTTATGGTAGTTATATATGGGTCAGCCTGCCTGAATCCTGGAATGGTTTGGCCCTTGAAAGCATTGCTAGGGAGCATAAAGTGAATGTTTTTTCAGCGGAAAAGTTTTCCGTGGGGAATTCGCAGCCCCCAAAAGCTGTAAGGCTCTCGCTCACAGGCGAAAACGATTTTTCAAGGCTTGCCAGGGGGCTTGAGATTGTTTCCGGCATAATATCTTCACCAGAACCGGTTATGAGGCCGGTAATGTAG
- the tsaA gene encoding tRNA (N6-threonylcarbamoyladenosine(37)-N6)-methyltransferase TrmO codes for MKSDQKFKIRPIGIIRTGFKDKSSAPVQGAFTDAAPGYVEIFDEFSEGLKDIDGFTHIYLIYVFDRAGNVQLVRKPFLDDTPRGLFSTRHPCRPNSIGITVVRLTGRSGRFLEIEGIDVLDGTPLIDIKPYIKRFDSFPDASEGWLENVEAREKPENRE; via the coding sequence ATGAAAAGCGATCAAAAATTCAAAATCAGACCCATAGGAATAATAAGAACCGGGTTCAAAGACAAGTCATCCGCGCCTGTTCAGGGAGCATTCACCGACGCCGCCCCTGGATATGTTGAAATATTTGATGAATTTTCCGAAGGCCTCAAGGACATAGACGGTTTCACACATATCTATCTGATTTACGTTTTTGACAGGGCAGGAAATGTCCAGCTTGTCAGAAAACCGTTTCTCGACGACACTCCAAGGGGACTTTTTTCCACAAGACATCCATGCAGACCTAATTCCATCGGTATCACCGTAGTCAGGCTGACAGGCAGAAGTGGACGGTTTCTTGAGATAGAAGGCATAGATGTCCTGGACGGAACTCCGCTTATTGACATAAAACCATATATAAAAAGATTTGATTCTTTTCCTGATGCCTCTGAAGGATGGCTCGAAAATGTCGAGGCCCGGGAAAAGCCTGAAAACAGGGAATAG
- a CDS encoding DUF134 domain-containing protein — translation MVRPKKDRIVRHNPDVVYFKPRGIPLMRLEEVTLTVDECEAIRLADLENLSQEDAGEKMGISRATFGRIIQQARKNVADAIINGKAIRIEGGNYRIDMQENGFLCSFCGKDRAESSESEGLSECPVCKGYEIKRQ, via the coding sequence GTGGTAAGACCGAAAAAAGACAGAATAGTAAGACACAATCCTGACGTAGTTTATTTCAAGCCACGGGGAATACCCCTTATGAGACTTGAGGAAGTCACACTTACGGTTGATGAGTGCGAAGCAATCAGACTAGCAGATCTTGAGAACCTTTCCCAGGAAGACGCCGGCGAGAAAATGGGTATCTCCAGGGCAACGTTTGGAAGGATAATCCAACAGGCAAGAAAGAATGTGGCTGATGCAATCATCAATGGAAAAGCCATCAGGATTGAAGGCGGCAATTACAGAATAGACATGCAGGAAAATGGCTTTCTATGCAGTTTCTGCGGAAAAGACCGGGCTGAATCATCAGAAAGCGAAGGTCTTAGTGAATGCCCGGTCTGCAAAGGATATGAAATAAAAAGACAATAG
- the minE gene encoding cell division topological specificity factor MinE has translation MADKEADVLGIVQRLFGKEPASKDVAKKRLKFALVYDKLEISDEMLQELQSDIIAVISKYFEIDKSSLKLDIQRSDDLSALVFNTPIIAAKRKNVAP, from the coding sequence TTGGCAGATAAGGAGGCTGATGTGCTTGGAATAGTCCAGAGACTTTTTGGCAAGGAACCCGCGAGCAAGGATGTTGCAAAAAAACGCCTGAAATTTGCCCTTGTATATGACAAGCTGGAAATTTCTGATGAAATGCTGCAGGAGCTCCAGAGTGATATTATTGCGGTGATTTCAAAATACTTTGAGATAGATAAAAGCTCTTTAAAACTTGATATCCAGAGGTCAGACGATCTTTCAGCCCTTGTCTTCAATACACCGATCATTGCGGCAAAAAGAAAGAACGTGGCACCCTGA
- the grpE gene encoding nucleotide exchange factor GrpE, producing the protein MKKEEMKKDNNNEASAEESSDINGAAAASREESLESINIDDIASDSANGVESALSVAKEEAAALRDQCLRIAAEFENYKKRAGREYDEFKKYSNASIVKALLPSVDNLERALSASPSTAETSSAVIDGVKMVLGDMIKVFEGFQVKQVEAEGKMFDPAFHQAIMQEEADGVPENQIIKVLQNGYIMHDRLIRPAMVVVAKAPAKQ; encoded by the coding sequence GTGAAGAAGGAAGAGATGAAAAAAGACAATAATAATGAGGCTTCAGCAGAGGAATCGTCTGATATTAATGGGGCTGCGGCTGCTTCGCGGGAAGAGAGCTTGGAAAGCATAAATATTGATGATATTGCAAGTGACTCTGCAAATGGTGTGGAATCAGCTCTTTCTGTGGCCAAGGAAGAGGCTGCCGCGCTTAGGGATCAGTGTCTCAGGATAGCCGCTGAATTTGAAAATTACAAAAAACGTGCGGGACGCGAGTATGATGAATTCAAAAAATACTCAAATGCCAGCATTGTCAAGGCTCTTCTTCCATCTGTAGACAATCTTGAAAGGGCTCTTTCTGCTTCTCCATCCACTGCTGAAACATCATCTGCGGTCATTGACGGCGTGAAAATGGTTCTTGGTGACATGATCAAGGTCTTCGAAGGTTTTCAGGTAAAACAGGTTGAGGCTGAGGGCAAAATGTTTGATCCTGCATTTCACCAGGCAATTATGCAGGAAGAAGCAGATGGCGTACCCGAAAATCAGATAATCAAGGTTTTGCAGAATGGTTACATAATGCATGACAGACTGATAAGGCCTGCAATGGTGGTTGTCGCAAAAGCGCCAGCCAAACAGTAA
- a CDS encoding MBL fold metallo-hydrolase: MSLRITTVSENSVSMGIGLKAEHGLGYYIENDGLRMFFDTGQGLVFEDNLKAMGIPISGISHAVLSHGHYDHAGALKAVVKNNPDIKVVAHPEAFNPKYLSYDNQNFHYIGVHQKISELESLGASVILSSEPFEIAPGITTTGEIPMIWGFEKVEHYFFKDSGDKKVNDDIPDDQAIVIDTEKGLVVVLGCTHRGLINTLTHISEMTGKNKFHAITGGLHLGGASEERLKKTAEALKAFDIDRLIVGHCTGMKSAVYLFNSLPGKVEFGSVGSTILV, from the coding sequence ATGTCTTTAAGAATAACAACTGTTTCTGAAAACTCCGTATCCATGGGAATCGGACTCAAAGCCGAACACGGGCTCGGATATTATATTGAAAATGACGGACTCAGAATGTTTTTTGATACAGGCCAGGGCCTTGTTTTTGAAGACAATCTCAAGGCTATGGGCATACCAATTTCAGGAATCAGTCACGCAGTTCTCAGCCACGGTCATTACGACCACGCCGGCGCACTTAAGGCAGTTGTTAAAAACAATCCCGATATAAAGGTGGTTGCCCATCCAGAGGCTTTTAACCCCAAATATCTGTCCTATGACAATCAGAACTTCCACTATATCGGAGTACACCAGAAAATTTCTGAACTTGAATCCCTCGGAGCATCAGTCATTCTCTCTTCGGAGCCTTTTGAAATCGCTCCTGGCATTACTACCACAGGAGAAATCCCGATGATCTGGGGCTTTGAAAAAGTTGAGCATTATTTTTTCAAAGACTCCGGAGACAAAAAAGTCAATGATGATATTCCTGATGACCAGGCCATTGTAATTGATACGGAAAAAGGTCTTGTGGTTGTTCTCGGATGCACCCACCGAGGGCTTATAAACACTCTGACCCACATATCCGAGATGACGGGCAAGAATAAATTCCATGCCATAACCGGCGGTCTGCACCTTGGAGGCGCTTCTGAGGAAAGACTGAAAAAAACCGCCGAGGCTCTGAAGGCATTTGACATCGACAGATTGATCGTTGGCCATTGCACAGGCATGAAATCGGCAGTGTATCTTTTCAACTCTCTTCCGGGAAAGGTTGAGTTCGGATCTGTGGGTTCTACAATTCTGGTCTGA
- a CDS encoding HD domain-containing protein — protein MDEIYKKIRDRARQIALELPSPEFYTKCAESVEISDNFFETDPLIREIYRDVAIRIENDFGHGLAHAEAVARDAGALLVEESRILGDSNEITMRRLLVVQTASLLHDVQRKMADHAIEGAITAGEILPAFPFELAEIDDICQAIRNHEAFREISGFFTSEGQLVSDCLYDADKFRWGPDNFKYTVWDMIAFANIPFPRFMVGYQGGMKALQRIKTSFRSTTGKKYGPQFIDMGVFIGEKLYSIIQEEYSGYLGNKAV, from the coding sequence ATGGATGAAATATACAAAAAAATAAGGGATAGGGCCCGCCAGATTGCTTTAGAGCTTCCGAGCCCTGAATTTTACACTAAATGTGCGGAATCCGTAGAAATTTCAGACAATTTTTTTGAAACAGACCCTCTTATAAGGGAAATTTACCGCGATGTGGCCATAAGGATAGAAAATGATTTCGGACATGGCCTTGCCCATGCTGAGGCAGTGGCAAGAGATGCGGGCGCGCTTCTTGTGGAGGAAAGCAGGATACTTGGTGATTCGAATGAGATAACCATGCGCAGGCTTCTTGTTGTCCAGACAGCAAGTCTCCTTCATGATGTCCAGCGAAAGATGGCGGATCATGCCATAGAAGGGGCAATTACCGCCGGTGAAATCCTGCCGGCATTCCCGTTCGAGCTTGCTGAAATTGATGATATCTGTCAGGCAATTCGAAATCATGAGGCTTTCAGGGAGATTTCAGGCTTTTTTACGTCAGAGGGCCAGCTGGTTTCCGACTGCCTTTATGATGCTGATAAATTCAGATGGGGGCCTGACAATTTCAAATACACTGTATGGGACATGATTGCTTTTGCAAATATCCCTTTTCCAAGGTTCATGGTTGGTTATCAAGGCGGTATGAAGGCTCTCCAGAGGATAAAAACTTCCTTCAGAAGCACCACAGGCAAAAAATACGGCCCTCAGTTCATAGATATGGGCGTATTCATTGGTGAAAAACTGTATTCAATTATTCAGGAAGAATATTCAGGATATCTGGGGAACAAGGCCGTATGA
- a CDS encoding LysE family translocator, which produces MISLPLNLFVISMTATPGPANMAHLASGQSMGFKKSLPFLFGNAVGLLIMNLSVGFGMGGIIKSSPEISTAIRIAGVGYILFLAYSLIKSSGSDGSSSQSFSFFQGILLQFLNPKSWAMSVSAFSQFSDPQMPIVPQILGFALCFLFWQPISHGMWTAAGVGIMDWLQKTGGRRLAFNITASVFMVGSTVYSLMG; this is translated from the coding sequence ATGATCTCTCTTCCTTTAAATCTTTTTGTTATTTCCATGACAGCGACTCCTGGGCCGGCAAACATGGCTCACCTCGCCTCTGGCCAGAGCATGGGCTTTAAAAAAAGCCTGCCCTTTCTTTTTGGAAATGCTGTCGGTCTTCTGATTATGAATCTATCCGTAGGCTTTGGAATGGGCGGCATAATAAAGTCATCCCCGGAGATTAGCACGGCAATCAGAATTGCTGGAGTAGGGTATATTCTTTTTCTGGCATATTCACTTATAAAATCATCCGGCTCTGATGGAAGCTCTTCACAAAGCTTTTCATTTTTTCAGGGCATTCTGCTTCAGTTTCTTAATCCAAAGAGCTGGGCAATGTCTGTATCAGCATTTTCCCAATTCTCAGACCCCCAGATGCCCATTGTCCCGCAGATTTTGGGATTTGCGCTCTGCTTTCTTTTTTGGCAGCCAATTTCCCATGGTATGTGGACCGCAGCCGGGGTTGGAATAATGGACTGGCTTCAGAAAACCGGAGGCAGGAGGCTTGCTTTTAATATAACGGCTTCAGTTTTCATGGTTGGTTCAACTGTATATTCTTTGATGGGGTGA